From the Rattus norvegicus strain BN/NHsdMcwi chromosome Y, GRCr8, whole genome shotgun sequence genome, one window contains:
- the Ssty1-ps5 gene encoding Y-linked testis-specific protein 1-like gives MPRNPSLYLVKYDGIDCVYGLGLHSDERILKLKVLPHKVVFPQVKDANLTRVMVGRTVDHKFEGKHGSKDNWMRVVPAKVPIMKDWFYTTFQKDPVLYIYQLLDDYTEGNLRIIPETPPAEVKSDVDSDILTGQCVQFPRSDGSKKIGKVIYQFPAKTSVYFIKFDGDVYMYVYNLVEKIC, from the coding sequence atGCCGagaaatccctctctctatctggtcaagtatgatggaattgattgtgtctatggactgggacttcacagcgatgagaggattttaaagcttaaggtcttgcctcacaaagtagtgtttcctcaagtgaaagacgccaaTCTCACAAGGGTCATGGTTGGCCGAACTGTGGaccataaatttgagggcaaacatggctctaaggacaactggatgAGGGTGGTCCCAGCcaaggtgccgatcatgaaggactggttttacaccACCTTccagaaagatccagtcctatacatctaccagctcctggatgattacacagaaggtaacctccgtatcattccagagactcctccagcagaggtgaagtcagatgtTGACAgtgacatcttaacaggtcaatgtgtgcagttccccagaagcgacgggtccaaaaagatcggcaaagtcatttaccaattTCCAGCCAAGacttccgtgtacttcatcaagtttgatggcgacgtctACAtgtacgtctataatctggtggaaaagatctgtTAA